A single window of Periplaneta americana isolate PAMFEO1 chromosome 14, P.americana_PAMFEO1_priV1, whole genome shotgun sequence DNA harbors:
- the LOC138713073 gene encoding zinc carboxypeptidase-like isoform X2 — MAKLLCWLLLAALVSAKVRYDNHQVLLLLAEDDAQEEALKELANSSDGLHIWTRPGASRQVGYAMVPPDRMLGFKKKLDALGIKSEVHIADMQASIDAERTTARSSGSYDWTDYYDLETINAFLDSLVSKYPGVVTPLVGGDSYEGRKIRGVKLSFKEGNPGVFIEGGIHASEWVSPATVTYILDKLLTSEDPVIKDLAQSFTFYIFPVVNPDGYAYSHETDRLWRKNRRPLPEGCYGVDLNRNWDFHWGEAGASNESCNRRYWGPAPFSEVETRTLSEYITGISHGLDVYLSFHSYLQMILFPYGHSSERVHNFDELMSVGQKAVAAIAEYNGTQYQVGNVFDTIYAATGSSVDWVKGSFDTRYTYAWELRDTGDYGYVLPADQIVGTAEEALRSVVVILQHAKAELRAQS; from the exons ATGGCCAAGCTGTTGTGCTGGTTGTTGTTGGCGGCGCTGGTGTCAGCCAAGGTCCGCTACGACAATCACCAAGTCCTGCTGCTATTAGCCGAGGACGACGCCCAGGAAGAGGCGCTCAAGGAACTGGCCAACAGCTCTGATGGG CTACACATTTGGACGCGTCCCGGCGCATCTCGTCAGGTGGGCTACGCCATGGTGCCTCCGGACAGGATGCTCGGCTTCAAGAAGAAGCTGGACGCCCTCGGAATCAAGTCGGAGGTCCACATCGCGGACATGCAGGC GTCCATCGACGCAGAACGTACGACCGCGAGGTCAAGCGGCTCGTATGACTGGACGGACTACTATGACCTTGAGACA ATTAACGCTTTTCTGGACTCATTGGTCAGTAAGTACCCCGGAGTTGTGACACCCCTGGTTGGGGGTGACTCTTACGAAGGCCGCAAGATAAGAGGAGTGAAACTGTCCTTCAAGGAGGGAAATCCTGGGGTCTTCATTGAAGGAG GCATCCACGCCTCCGAGTGGGTGTCGCCAGCAACAGTGACGTACATCCTGGACAAGCTGCTGACCAGTGAAGACCCCGTCATCAAGGATCTGGCTCAGTCCTTCACCTTCTACATCTTCCCCGTGGTCAACCCTGACGGTTACGCCTATTCACACGAGACG GATCGCCTGTGGAGGAAAAACCGCCGCCCGCTGCCTGAGGGCTGCTATGGGGTCGACCTCAACAGGAACTGGGACTTCCACTGGGGCG AGGCGGGCGCCAGCAACGAGTCCTGCAACCGACGCTACTGGGGGCCTGCGCCCTTCTCCGAGGTGGAGACGAGGACTCTGTCAGAGTACATAACCGGCATCTCGCACGGGCTGGACGTGTACCTGTCCTTCCACAGCTACCTGCAGATGATCCTCTTCCCGTACGGCCACAGCTCCGAGCGCGTGCACAACTTCGACGAGCTG ATGTCTGTGGGGCAGAAGGCCGTGGCCGCCATAGCAGAGTACAACGGCACCCAGTATCAAGTCGGGAACGTGTTTGACACAATTT ACGCTGCGACGGGGTCCAGTGTGGACTGGGTTAAAGGCTCTTTTGACACGCGGTACACCTACGCCTGGGAGCTGCGGGATACGGGCGACTACGGCTACGTGTTGCCTGCGGACCAGATCGTCGGCACGGCCGAGGAAGCCCTCCGCTCCGTAGTGGTCATCCTGCAGCACGCCAAGGCAGAACTGCGCGCCCAGTCCTAG
- the LOC138713073 gene encoding zinc carboxypeptidase-like isoform X1 — protein sequence MAKLLCWLLLAALVSAKVRYDNHQVLLLLAEDDAQEEALKELANSSDGLHIWTRPGASRQVGYAMVPPDRMLGFKKKLDALGIKSEVHIADMQASIDAERTTARSSGSYDWTDYYDLETINAFLDSLVSKYPGVVTPLVGGDSYEGRKIRGVKLSFKEGNPGVFIEGGIHASEWVSPATVTYILDKLLTSEDPVIKDLAQSFTFYIFPVVNPDGYAYSHETDRLWRKNRRPLPEGCYGVDLNRNWDFHWGEAGASNESCNRRYWGPAPFSEVETRTLSEYITGISHGLDVYLSFHSYLQMILFPYGHSSERVHNFDELMSVGQKAVAAIAEYNGTQYQVGNVFDTIYPATGISMDWVRSTFDTRFTYTWELRDTGHYGFLLPTDQILGTAEEALRSVRVILQHAKEQLSGGH from the exons ATGGCCAAGCTGTTGTGCTGGTTGTTGTTGGCGGCGCTGGTGTCAGCCAAGGTCCGCTACGACAATCACCAAGTCCTGCTGCTATTAGCCGAGGACGACGCCCAGGAAGAGGCGCTCAAGGAACTGGCCAACAGCTCTGATGGG CTACACATTTGGACGCGTCCCGGCGCATCTCGTCAGGTGGGCTACGCCATGGTGCCTCCGGACAGGATGCTCGGCTTCAAGAAGAAGCTGGACGCCCTCGGAATCAAGTCGGAGGTCCACATCGCGGACATGCAGGC GTCCATCGACGCAGAACGTACGACCGCGAGGTCAAGCGGCTCGTATGACTGGACGGACTACTATGACCTTGAGACA ATTAACGCTTTTCTGGACTCATTGGTCAGTAAGTACCCCGGAGTTGTGACACCCCTGGTTGGGGGTGACTCTTACGAAGGCCGCAAGATAAGAGGAGTGAAACTGTCCTTCAAGGAGGGAAATCCTGGGGTCTTCATTGAAGGAG GCATCCACGCCTCCGAGTGGGTGTCGCCAGCAACAGTGACGTACATCCTGGACAAGCTGCTGACCAGTGAAGACCCCGTCATCAAGGATCTGGCTCAGTCCTTCACCTTCTACATCTTCCCCGTGGTCAACCCTGACGGTTACGCCTATTCACACGAGACG GATCGCCTGTGGAGGAAAAACCGCCGCCCGCTGCCTGAGGGCTGCTATGGGGTCGACCTCAACAGGAACTGGGACTTCCACTGGGGCG AGGCGGGCGCCAGCAACGAGTCCTGCAACCGACGCTACTGGGGGCCTGCGCCCTTCTCCGAGGTGGAGACGAGGACTCTGTCAGAGTACATAACCGGCATCTCGCACGGGCTGGACGTGTACCTGTCCTTCCACAGCTACCTGCAGATGATCCTCTTCCCGTACGGCCACAGCTCCGAGCGCGTGCACAACTTCGACGAGCTG ATGTCTGTGGGGCAGAAGGCCGTGGCCGCCATAGCAGAGTACAACGGCACCCAGTATCAAGTCGGGAACGTGTTTGACACAATTT ACCCCGCGACGGGCATCAGCATGGACTGGGTTCGAAGCACCTTCGACACACGCTTCACGTACACGTGGGAGCTGCGGGATACGGGCCACTACGGCTTCCTGCTGCCCACGGACCAGATCCTCGGCACGGCCGAAGAGGCCTTGCGCTCGGTCCGCGTTATTCTGCAGCACGCCAAGGAGCAGCTCAGTGGCGGCCATTAG